A window of Paenibacillus polygoni contains these coding sequences:
- a CDS encoding ABC transporter ATP-binding protein, with the protein MPHTEQDRKTYGDPILEAVGVYRRFGRGNMVVTALDNIHLSVPAHSMVALQGRSGSGKTTLLNILAALDEPTEGKVILQGQQISGLSEAERSKLRRKEIGLVFQSFGLIPLMSAYENVEFGLRIAGESVKGNQEAAERALERVGMKDRMKHRPMELSGGEQQRVAIARAIAHEPAILIADEPTAELDSKMGLQVMRVFRDLVQDSGMTIVLTTHDPGIMELADYVIALEDGKIVP; encoded by the coding sequence ATGCCACATACAGAGCAGGATAGGAAAACTTACGGAGATCCGATCCTTGAAGCCGTCGGTGTGTATCGAAGGTTTGGGCGGGGGAATATGGTGGTTACCGCACTAGATAACATTCATCTATCTGTACCCGCTCACAGCATGGTGGCATTGCAAGGGAGATCGGGGTCAGGAAAGACTACGCTTCTTAATATTCTTGCTGCTCTAGATGAACCGACAGAAGGAAAAGTTATTCTACAGGGACAACAAATTTCCGGACTGTCGGAAGCAGAAAGAAGTAAGCTTCGCCGTAAAGAAATTGGACTCGTCTTTCAATCATTTGGGCTGATCCCACTTATGTCAGCATATGAAAATGTTGAATTTGGTCTTCGCATTGCAGGCGAGTCTGTTAAAGGAAATCAAGAAGCTGCAGAACGAGCACTGGAGCGAGTGGGTATGAAGGATAGAATGAAACATCGACCTATGGAGTTATCGGGCGGTGAGCAGCAGCGCGTGGCGATCGCAAGAGCGATCGCACATGAGCCTGCCATTCTAATTGCTGATGAACCCACGGCTGAGCTGGACAGCAAGATGGGTTTGCAGGTGATGCGTGTATTTCGGGATCTAGTGCAAGATTCAGGAATGACGATTGTCTTAACAACACACGATCCGGGGATCATGGAGCTTGCTGACTATGTTATTGCATTGGAGGATGGCAAAATTGTACCCTAA
- a CDS encoding glycoside hydrolase family 43 protein, with translation MNTSDEVKFSHNAQAKAVGKLPRNGNPVVSHKFGADPYALVYKERVYLYNTHDVLEHDTEGNVKENTYGTINTLSVISSEDLINWTDHGAIKAAGAEGAAKWATQSWAPAAAHKKRNGKDEFFLYFANNASGIGVLTSDSPTGPWVDPIGKPLISREMPAAAGVTWLFDPAVLVDEDGTGYLYYGGGIPEGKSEMPNTARVIQLGEDMISVVGEAKVIEAPFMFESAGIHKYNGVYYYTYCSNFYPGARPEGSPPAGEIAYMTSDHPMGPWTYQNTILKNPGHFFGVGGNNHHAIFSLQDTWYIAYHAQTLSAAMGVPKGYRSTHLNQVEFTENGDIKEITADLKGVDPIKTLNPFHLVDAVTMAWNAGINVRSFTVADEDGHSDKLVISNIHDGDWIAAANADFAEGASSIKAWVAGTSAGEIEIRMDQPNGELLGTLVVPPSESVERWEEISTEITNVTGIHDIYFVFKGESEKELFQLGAWQFIR, from the coding sequence ATGAACACAAGTGATGAAGTAAAGTTCAGTCATAACGCACAGGCGAAGGCGGTTGGCAAGCTGCCTCGGAATGGTAACCCCGTCGTATCCCATAAATTCGGTGCAGATCCCTACGCACTGGTGTATAAGGAACGGGTGTATTTATACAATACTCACGATGTACTGGAGCATGATACGGAAGGAAATGTAAAAGAGAATACATATGGGACAATCAATACCCTTTCTGTAATTTCTTCTGAAGATCTGATCAATTGGACAGATCACGGCGCAATTAAGGCGGCAGGTGCAGAAGGTGCTGCAAAATGGGCGACACAATCCTGGGCACCCGCTGCAGCTCATAAAAAGCGCAACGGAAAAGACGAATTTTTCTTATACTTTGCTAATAATGCAAGCGGAATTGGAGTCTTGACAAGTGACAGCCCGACTGGGCCATGGGTGGACCCTATCGGTAAACCGCTTATTTCTCGGGAAATGCCGGCAGCTGCAGGTGTGACTTGGTTATTTGATCCGGCTGTTCTGGTCGATGAAGATGGAACAGGGTACTTGTATTATGGAGGAGGGATCCCCGAAGGAAAATCGGAGATGCCAAATACCGCCCGTGTAATTCAGCTCGGTGAAGATATGATTAGTGTTGTTGGCGAGGCAAAAGTAATAGAAGCTCCCTTTATGTTCGAGTCTGCGGGCATCCATAAATATAATGGGGTGTACTACTACACGTATTGTTCTAATTTCTATCCGGGAGCACGTCCTGAGGGGAGTCCGCCGGCGGGAGAGATTGCATATATGACAAGTGATCATCCGATGGGGCCTTGGACTTATCAAAATACGATTCTGAAAAATCCAGGTCACTTTTTTGGCGTAGGCGGTAATAATCATCATGCCATCTTCTCACTTCAAGACACATGGTATATCGCTTATCACGCTCAGACTTTATCAGCTGCAATGGGTGTTCCTAAAGGATACCGTTCCACACATCTTAATCAAGTCGAGTTTACTGAAAATGGGGATATAAAAGAGATTACGGCAGATTTAAAGGGTGTGGACCCAATTAAAACGCTAAATCCATTTCATCTTGTTGATGCGGTAACTATGGCATGGAATGCAGGAATAAACGTCCGCTCTTTTACTGTGGCAGATGAAGACGGACATTCCGATAAACTTGTCATTTCTAATATACATGATGGTGATTGGATTGCAGCAGCAAATGCAGACTTTGCGGAAGGTGCTTCTTCGATCAAAGCTTGGGTGGCTGGAACAAGTGCAGGCGAAATTGAAATTCGGATGGATCAACCAAATGGTGAATTGTTAGGAACCCTTGTCGTACCACCTTCAGAAAGCGTGGAGCGCTGGGAGGAGATCAGTACAGAAATTACAAATGTGACAGGGATCCATGATATTTATTTTGTATTTAAAGGTGAATCAGAGAAAGAACTGTTTCAATTAGGTGCATGGCAATTCATTCGCTAG
- a CDS encoding response regulator transcription factor encodes MYRLLIVDDEEIITDGLYEVLKRCKPDILDIYKAYSAKEALKWMSRSRIDIVLTDIRMPGMSGLDLSQEIQTHWPRCKIVFLTGFSEFDYAYQAIQLPSARYLLKTEGYEKVTQTILEVVQELDQDIQTRQLIEKSQEQRGTLQLMAQGGYIRQLLTESHVVMDRTEILAQDFEELRIALDPKAPVILALGRLFFEEGTGYLEKNRLLTSVRMIWDSFMSEKSISIGTLDKQGDLLWLLQPSDEKQDSFHLIRFMEGTLELIQEACQSSLSLTLNFTLSGQACDWTQITSQYERLRQLQQLKIGNGISMILVDRAETSDTLVLKDVTYISHRIERLEAHLESGKAAEFMEELDELSVTLLQTSSSVHKAIEGYYAAALVLFSHINRMGMHRHVGNINKLMQLDGHATMKEGFLYLKKIAEMIFQYKNKDERDRATQVIEHICQYIEDNLNEDLSLVRLAELHFFNPSYLSRFFKQEYGINLSEYIDKCRTRKAKELLRNHELKVRDVSISVGYEAAHSFTRFFKKMTGITPQEYRDSLYKESAVGRNS; translated from the coding sequence TTGTATAGGCTCTTGATTGTGGACGATGAAGAGATTATTACAGACGGATTATATGAAGTACTGAAGCGATGTAAACCAGACATACTTGATATTTACAAAGCATATTCCGCTAAAGAAGCTCTTAAGTGGATGTCCAGAAGCCGGATTGATATTGTACTTACGGATATTCGTATGCCCGGAATGAGCGGTTTGGATTTGAGTCAAGAAATTCAAACACACTGGCCAAGATGTAAAATTGTCTTCTTGACCGGTTTTAGTGAATTCGATTACGCGTATCAAGCGATTCAGCTGCCGAGTGCACGATATTTATTAAAAACAGAAGGGTATGAAAAGGTAACCCAGACGATACTTGAAGTCGTCCAGGAACTGGACCAAGATATTCAAACCCGTCAATTAATTGAAAAATCTCAGGAACAAAGGGGTACGCTTCAGCTCATGGCGCAGGGGGGCTATATTAGACAGCTGCTAACAGAAAGTCACGTCGTCATGGATCGCACAGAAATTCTAGCCCAAGACTTTGAAGAACTTAGGATTGCTTTAGATCCCAAAGCTCCTGTTATATTAGCGCTTGGTCGATTGTTTTTTGAGGAAGGAACGGGTTACTTAGAAAAAAACAGACTTCTCACGTCGGTTAGAATGATCTGGGATTCCTTTATGTCCGAGAAAAGCATTAGTATAGGAACGCTAGATAAGCAAGGGGACCTATTATGGTTGCTTCAACCCAGTGATGAGAAACAAGATTCTTTTCATCTTATTCGCTTTATGGAGGGAACACTTGAGCTCATTCAAGAAGCGTGTCAGTCTTCACTGAGCTTAACACTCAATTTTACACTAAGCGGCCAGGCGTGCGATTGGACACAAATAACATCCCAATATGAGAGACTTCGTCAATTGCAACAGCTCAAGATTGGAAACGGGATTTCTATGATCTTAGTAGACCGAGCCGAAACATCCGATACACTTGTGCTAAAGGATGTTACTTATATAAGTCACCGAATTGAACGATTAGAGGCACATTTGGAAAGTGGAAAAGCGGCGGAGTTCATGGAAGAACTAGACGAATTGTCAGTTACTTTGCTGCAGACAAGCAGCTCAGTTCATAAAGCGATTGAGGGATATTACGCAGCCGCTCTTGTTTTATTTTCGCATATTAACCGGATGGGAATGCACCGTCATGTGGGTAACATCAATAAATTGATGCAGCTCGATGGACATGCCACGATGAAAGAAGGATTCTTATATCTTAAGAAGATAGCAGAAATGATTTTTCAATATAAAAATAAAGACGAACGAGATCGTGCGACTCAGGTTATCGAACATATCTGTCAATATATTGAGGATAATTTGAACGAGGATCTCTCATTAGTACGGTTAGCAGAGCTTCATTTTTTCAATCCATCTTATTTGTCTAGATTCTTCAAACAAGAGTATGGTATCAATCTATCAGAGTATATTGATAAATGTAGAACTCGAAAAGCAAAGGAATTACTTCGTAATCACGAATTAAAAGTACGGGATGTTTCAATATCCGTGGGTTACGAAGCAGCCCATTCATTCACGCGATTTTTCAAAAAGATGACCGGCATAACGCCGCAAGAGTATCGTGACAGTTTGTATAAAGAGTCGGCGGTTGGCCGTAATAGTTAA